The following nucleotide sequence is from Takifugu flavidus isolate HTHZ2018 chromosome 4, ASM371156v2, whole genome shotgun sequence.
CCACACAAAATCAAGGTCAGTCACTGGGAAGATCAGTAAAAACAAAGTTCTGCTTCATTTGGTGCACTTGTAGCAATAGCCGTTAACTATCTATCTAACTATTTATCACTGTTTTCCTGTTGACAGACAACAAACAAGCGAGGGAAGGAGACGTTTTACACGGCAGCAAGGTTTGTCTTGGCCACTGGTGAGAGGCCACGTTACCTGAACATCCCTGGGGACAAGGAGCACTGCATCACCAGGTGAGAACACATTAACACTGATTCTAGAGTGACATTAATCTCCAGAGTACTGAAACGTCACCTTTTACTCGTGTTCTCTACGACCCCCCCTGTCTAGTGATGACCTGTTCTCGTTGCCTTACTGCCCGGGAAAGACCCTGGTGATCGGGGCATCTTACGTGGCTCTGGAGTGCGGGGGGTTCCTCGCTGGCCTGGGTCTCGATGTCACCGTCATGGTTCGGTCCATTCTGCTGAGGGGCTTTGACCAGGACATGGCCAATCGTGCTGGAGAATATATGGAGGAGCATGGAGTAAAGTTCCTCCGCGAATACGTCCCCACAAAGGTGGGTCGGAACTGAAACGCTGTGAAGCATGCTGGGTATCTGCAGTGGGTGCTTGTGTTCTTTTGAAAGGCTTGAACCTTTCTGTTGGTCTGACAGATCGAAGAACTGGAAGCAGGAACTCCTGGCAGGCTGAAGGTGACGGCCAAGTCCACAGGTTCTGAGGAAGTCATCGAGGGGGAGTACAACACTGTAAGTACTAATCAGCCCGGCCACATCTGctcgccctaaccctaaccctatctgCCACTTTCATGCTACTTTAGCATCAGAACAGCTGTTTTTAAGTGTTCAAGCTAAAAACCAAAAGAGGTTAATTCTAATAGCAATAATTATGGGGAAATGGTATTttatggttttggttttttctcTTTCACAACAAATGATCACATGACCTGACCATTAAGAAAGTCTACATGATCTAGTTGGTCACTTACCAGTTTGAGCCCTTGTATTTTGGTCTAAGTGAATCATATTTATGACACTTATTTacttttgattttaattaaacataatATATCTCTTTTTCCTTCAGGTATTAATTGCTGTGGGGCGAGATGCCTGCACAGACAAGATTGGCTTGGACAAAGTGGGGGTCAAAGTCAACCCCAAGTAAGCTTAGAATCTCTTTAGATCTCCATGTTTTGTCCTCAGAATTGCGTGCACTGTCCCTTTAAGACTTGTGGAAGAGTCAGGGTGATTCAGCAGTTATTGCTGTGGCACGGATCTCTGCAGGGGTGCTGCGAAATTGTTGTGGGACTTGCTGACATGCGGAGGATGCTATCAACAGGACCCCCCCCTACAATGCATTAGCTGCATTTTAATGGTGTCGGGTGtctaaatggaaaaacaaaaaacccgtTGGCCTCTGTGTTTTACAGTTGACTGTATAATTGTATAATCTTTCTGGAACTATTCCCCTCCTCGATGAAGGCCTGAGGCATCCTGTTGGACCTGCAGGGATTAAGACAGCATGAAGGCAGCTTAGAAGAGTGCTGAGTGAATCATATGATCCAGTCTTGTGACCCAAGTTGTATTTAAATTAAGCTTAACAACAGTCAGAGGGCTACTCGGTTAACTACGATTAGTTttttctgctcctcacattgTGGAAGAATGGGAATTGTGACAACCTGCTTTTCCCTCTAtctcatgacctttgaccctctttattgtaattctttatgcAACACTGTGCTGTAAACACGAGCGTACTGGTCTTTGAAGAAGCAGTTATCTTCATTTATGTTTTAGAATGGATGCTACGGGGCAAAAAAGTAGTTTTCCCCACAAAAAGCCACAAAATCTAAATGTTTAGAGTGTCACTGACCTCTGTGGATCTGCAGAAATGGAAAAATCCCAGTGAATGATGAGGAGCAAACCAATGTGCCCCACATCTACGCCATTGGAGACATTCTGCAAGACAAGTGGGAGCTGACGCCTGTGGCCATCCAGGCTGGGAAGCTGTTGGCACGACGTCTGTATGGCGGCTCCAAAGCCAAGGTAGATGGAGCAGAACCGAGCCGCAGCATGAATGTATAGTGAACCGAATCCTGCTCTGAATTGGATATAAGGAATGCATGTATGGCAGGACGTTTACAATAAAGCAGCGATGGACTCTGGAGATGCTTGTTTGTTCGCAGTGTGACTACGTCAACGTTCCGACCACTGTCTTCACCCCTATGGAGTATGGTGCTTGTGGACTGTCTGAGGAGAGAGCCGTGGGGCTTTATGGTCAGGAAAACATCGAGGTAACGTGCACGCATGAGCAGCTGCTGCGATGGCGGGGAAGAATTCACTGCAACATTGACTAATCCATCACTGTTGTCAAACACATGTCAAACGATCCGAGTTGGGCAGGCGCTTGCAAATATTTAGAGCCACCTTTTGAATTTTAAAACGAACCCAAATAAGATGAAGGCAAATTCTGCTGGTTAAAAAGGTTTGTTGTCTTTTAATATTATCGTTTATTTAGGTGTTCCACACACTGTTCTGGCCTCTGGAGTTCACCGTGCCGAGCAGAGACAACAACAAATGCTACGCCAAGATCATCTGCAATAAACTAGACAACGTAAGATCGTTTCACAGTTCTCGCCGGTTCTGATCTGATAGAGCCGGGTTTTTTGAAGCCTCGTGTCTGATCAATGATGTTTTCTGCTGTGGCGCCGCAGGACCGAGTTATTGGGTTCCACTACCTGGGTCCAAATGCCGGCGAGGTGACTCAAGGCTTCAGCACAGCTATGAAGTGCGGGGCGACCAAGGAGCAGCTGGATGGTACCATCGGCATCCATCCCACCTGCGCTGAAGTGAGGCCACTTAAACTCTCGTTTCCTTTAACTTTCAGactgaaaatgtgatttttcacTCGTGATTCCTAAAGATGTTTAAATAGATATAAACTTTCGGTGCTCTTAAATGAACAAACACTCAAATAGAGGAGGGTGTCTGTACAGAAAACATGATTATGAGCTCAACAGCAAAGTTTTATTGACTCACCTATTTACCACAAtgatgaaaaatgtaaaaataacttGGTCTGTCAATAttgttaaatatgtttttcGCCCTGCAGATTTTCACCACTATGGAAGTGACCAAGAGCTCTGGTGGCAACATCAACCAGTCTGGCTGCTGAGGTTAAACCCTGCTTGTTTAGCTGGCTGCCCTCATATTTATCTCAGTTCATTTGTTCCGCTCGGGCGGCTCCACATTCTGTGTGGCCGATTCTCAAGTGCTGAGTGTCTTTAAGCCTGAGCCGGAGCTAAAAGGTGACTGAAGGAAGCCAGAGCGGAGGGGGAGTCTCTAGCTCTGGCTGAGGTGTTCTGATATGAGGGCAGCCTGCTGAACAGCGGGGTTACTCTGCTGATGTATGTTACCAGGCCGTACACCCTGTCCTTCTCAGAGGAGCTCCAACAAGCACGGCTGTTTGACGCACGTGGGAGTTGGGCTGTTTGTGAGGTCTTTGCTCGTAACCCAAACTAGTGAGGTGGGCAAGGATTGATGACTCTGCAGAAGAACTTCTTGTTGGCCTAAATTTTTCGTCCAAGCCCCAAACTTTaaactttgctctctctctttacctcCAAATGGAATGTAGACAGAATTTAGGGTTTCTTAATTACGTTCTGAAAATCAAGATGTCAAATTTAACTTATGAGTTATCAGTGTCGTGGTTAATATTTGCCTTTGTGAAGCTGAAACATCGGGGCGGTTTTGCCTTTGAAAGGACTTCTTATCGTCACCAAAGCTTTTAAAGTACCAAGACAGAGTTGTAAAATTTGCCCCAACGTGTGGCAGCACTAAGATATTCATAGATAAAACAACCTGAAATATAATTAATGTCGTCTCCAGCAGAAGTTTGTACTCTACTGTTTGTATCTTGCTGTTTGCTTTCTGCATTCTATATCTGTATGGTATCCTCAGTATTGCAGAGGACCGtcttctgcctgctgctgctgtacaaaTGACATCCTTCACGGCATCCAAACACTGTAGATTTGTCTCAATAAAAGTTGAATTCATCTGCTGCGTCAGGCTCTATAATTGGCAGGGAATTGCAATTCAACAGGAATATATTATAGCAAAACTGGTCGTGAAACCCAGTTCTGGTGGCTGTGATCCAACCAGATTCGCCTGGGCCTGGGAGGGCAGGGTGCTGCCTTTGAGGGGTTTAGGCACCCCTGATATCCATGTGTAAGGAACCATATTTTTAAGTCAAGAGAGGACAGGAATGATCAGTTACATGTGCATAAAGCTCTACTGGCATCTCCGAACACCCAACAAAATTAGATTCTAGTTGACAAGTCTGACAAAGCTACATTTTGTCTGCTACACAACCTAAAAAGTCCTGTAATTACTTGTCTGGTTGAGCGCTGCCTCCTGTCTGAAGGGCGCTACATGAATAAACCTGCCTCGTGCACTCCCACACTGTCCGGAGGAAAGTGAAAGGGTGTGTTCGGGTTTCAGCACAGGTGCAATCGTGACCTGTCCTCGTGTTTTACATGCTGTTCAGACGCAGGTCCAGTGGATCAAAGGTGGTCGGTTCAGAGGGCTGTGGAGACATAATGGCCTCCTTTCTGTGAGGCTATTCAGCCTCCACAAGCGGCGGTCTTGATCAATGGAGTAAATCCTTTGTTGGTTTCTCTCACCTGCACCACTGTCATGACAACTGAGGCTTTGATGGGATTATTTGATTCCCTAATGAAGACATGCTATTATTAATTCGACTTAAAAGATTCACAGTTGTATGTTTATGGCGCCCATTTAAAAGTACAACGTGTCCCTCCGACAGCTGTAAACTCGATCTTAAAAAGCACGCTTTAAAACTTGCAACACGATACTTCTAAATCTGCAGCAGGCCTTTGCTCTGCTGTATATTTGCAATCTTTTTTCTATACTTCTTTGATCTTTATATCCATAAAAGCAGGAATGGGTTGGAAGCAGCTGGGTGTAGTAGCAAACCACCACATGGACTTATTCTATGGAAtgtaaggtcaaaggtcacagctggCTCTTTCCTACTTACAGGTTTTTACAGTGTACCTTATCAGTCAGGACCCATTGTTGGTCATGGCTCTTCATATGTGTTTGCAGAGAAAGACTGTGAGCTACAGGCAGGCCCCTTTAAATGCTTTATTATCACAAATGTGGTAGAAACAGATTAACCTGATAGTGAGTCATGGCTCCGCTCTCACAGACTTTCCTGGAAATTGCTCAGTGTTAATTTCCTGTAAAGATCATGAACGATATCGACAGGATTTCCTATCTTACACAACATGCAGTCAATTAGAAATGGCAATCAAACTGTCCTTTTTGGGCGGCTCGGCTGCTTTAAAATATTCCAAAGAAAAGGTATCAAACCTCTCCAAATATCTAAATTCAATAATAAAACCCTGAAGGCAACAGAAACTGCTATCCTGTGAATTTGAAAAATGTGCATGCTGAGGGTGGATGGGGCGCATTAGTTCCACTAGTATGGCTTGAATGTCGACTAATTCAAAGCAGATATTGAAAGTATGACCTCCGCAGTTTATGATGTACTCCAACAGTGGATCATGTGGTTGTTTTTGGTCTCTAGAGGGCAGCACTTTATCATGAATATCTGCAGGGTGACGGGTTTATGTATTTAATAAGGCCTTTAATGTGCTTTCTGCAGTGCAGAACCATCTTTGCAAAGCATTGTTGGGACACGTGTCaggaaaagaggaacaaaatGTTCCCGTGCAGGGAGCGTTCAGAGAAACAATATCTCCCCTCTCAGGTAAAATTTGAACTTATTTTAATTGTGTCTGAACAGCGTCTGAAATAGTCAAATTTGGACCAGATGAACTCCTTTAAACAGGTTAGATTGACCTCTGTGACCAGTTGATCCACTAAATCCTCCTCACACTAAAATGCCTGAGGAGCATTATTACCTGAAACATATTGATTGATGCAAACACGAAGATATCAAACACAAAAGTTCGCTCAAATGTGTAATGGACAGTGTCTGGTGGTCAAAGTACTCCGTCATGTGACTTTCCTTTACACCTCTTTTCTGATAGGGCAGTGCGATGCGATGCTGACCCCTGACCGGCTCCGGCAGTAAACAGTGGCGAGCTTCACACTCACTCCTCATAAGTTCCAGGGTTTGATCAGTCGTGTGGCGTCTAACCTCTCCTGACTCTTCACGCATATTTGCTCCATGATTCCTGGCAAGATGGACAGGAGGAATGTAGaaaatgtcaaaggtcaaaagaagCCATGCAGGAAGTTTTTCCTTTGTCACATAAGCTTGGGCTTCGACcctgtgatggatggaggaaactTTAATCACTGATTATATTCTGAGTCAGTTTTGTTCCATTCCTGTGCTCTCCCATACTGTCCTTTTAGGAATAAATGAAGAAAGCAGAATAGTTGTAAATAAAAGTTTCTGTATTATATCCTGAAGAAATAATTGCTGATTCGGTTTGAACCAACGTTCTGGAAAGGACGAACTGGCTCGTATTGAAAAGCTAAAGTTAGTCATTAAGAGCAGGCGCCTTACAACATGAACTATTTATTAGTTTGACAGTTTTCGGACAAAGTTGGTTTTGGACGCAAAATGAAACCAAAGTGAAAACAGATCTgggacctttcaaaataaaagcatgccAAGGCCACACATGAGAAAagtcccccccaccaacactgAGCCTGTGTGGAATGTACCGGTACTCAACCCGGTTAGTTCTGGTCGTGACAGACGTCAGAATGATCAGCTGTCCTGGCAAAATGGTCCAATAGCGCACATGAAATCGCGGGTAGAATTGTACTTTTAACTTAATAGGTGCCAGCGGAAGTCTCTGGCAACACTCGCTCTCGAAAGTTCAGAACTTGTGTTTGGGGAGAAAGGAGTTAAAAAGTAAAAGAGCCTCGACAACCCCCCTCGGAACTTTCCCAGCCGACGACCACAGCCATTCCCAGTGGCCTCCGGTGGGACCGCCCGGGCGGCCCGGTTTCTCTCAGAGAATGTTCCGCTAATCTTGAAGCGCTTCCGATTCCGCTCTTCTCCACCGCAGACTGCGCATTTAAGGATGTACGACAAGATCCGACGTGACAAAGGTCAGCGCGTTGGATCGAGGCTTTTATCGGTGATAAAGTAGACGGAACAACAGCCGGAGTCGGTTCGGTCCCCCggtccccctccctccctccctccagctctcAGCATGAGAAAACCAAAAGTGGACCGGCTGGTTTTTGCCCTGTGTCTGGGCTGTTTCCTCATGGTCATCCTCTACTTTAACAGCAGTCTGAAGCCAGGTGAGCTCACATTCTTGATCATTAGCATCGTCAAGTTGATCAGTCTTCTGTAAAATTAATAACAATATGCATCAATTACGAAAGGAAAGAGATCTCTATCACTAAATGTCTTCCCCAACGGTAATAACTGTAATAACTgtaatgtctgtctgtccgtccgtctgtccgtccgtccgtccgtctgtctgtctgtctgtctatctatctatctatcagaaagaaagaaagaaagaaagaaagagggattgACATATGTTCTATAGATTAAATAGAATGTTCCTCTTCgggttttcctctgtttttccccCTGAGAACCACAACCTTCATTTGAGGACCTAATTAATTACCCCCCTGATTAGCGGGCCCTTCCCAGTGGTCTGAAGAgggcagctgggagaggctGCAGCCGGCTGGCGGTGAGGTCGGCCCTCCCTGAGCGCAGTTTTCCAGGCCTTCCAGGTCTTCCAGGTCCCCCGTACTGCCACATACAATGGTCCCATTCATAtcgtggaccaaagtgggattCTAGCCCAGGGTTTTTTAAAGGGGTTGCTAATTTTTGCTGCATGTGACACGGGGCGGACACTGCTCCCAGTCATTAAGACGTGAACTGAAGATGGACTCTTCAGTCTACGCTTCCTCCTTTAGCCCTTCGACATGCGGGGGAGtgatattcacacatgctgtGTAAGCTTTCTAAGAATATCCAGGAAATGCTCAAAAAGGTCTTCCAGCCAAAAATAATTTCCTGCCCGCTTCTGCTAAGGCACCGTTCCATCCACAGCTACATCCATGTGATTTAGACACTCGTGGAGGACCTCGAGGTCTCGGCGCCGCGGGAGATGTTGGAATCTGAGCTGGTCTCCATTACTACATTAAATCCTGGGCTGGTGATGCTCGCAGGGGCACTTCCATCCTCTCGTGCCTTGATTAAAACAAGTTTGCTATATTTACTCTTGAGGATGGTTCAGCCAGTGAATGTTATTCACCACATTTGCTCTTGGGTTCTGTAAAAAGTGCCAAGTGCCTGGTGCAGAAGGTTCACAACGTGTCATTCAGTGTTGTTTCCGGACAGATTCGATCAGCATGTGTGAGCCTGACCTCAAACCTCCGAGTCGTTGCTACACGTGAGAGATCGCAGCTCCATCTTAGAACATCTAACCATGACGCCACTCCAAAACACTGTTTCACATGTCGTACTTCCTGTTCAGAAGTTGGCCATTTTATCAGCTTCTCGTTTCCTTTAATGGCTCATCGGGGCCAAAGGTACCGCTGGTTTTCTATGTAAAGCTGCGCAGAGCCGCCACAAATGAATGTGCACCCAAGTTAGAGTTACTCATTATAAAAGGGCCTCGATTTGGACCTGCACTGTTTGGGACAGACTGGTCCAAATTTAGGATAATGAGATGTTGCAACTGTGTGCGGAGACCATGTTGTGTCTGCTGCACCATAAGAGACACGGACAATAGGAATGGTAGTTTAAGCTGGGGGAAACTCCCGCCATAAACCCGTCACAGTTATTTTACTCCTTAAAAAACAAAGTCGTTATTCaaattttaaaaggtttgaCCAGACTGCCCTCAAATTTACAGCTGCTTGGAATCCCTTTAAGGAAAGAAAAGTTCCCGCTGAGACGTGGATGCACGCGGAGCCCCGACGTTCCGGAGCCACTGCAGCATGACATGGCTcacgtgctgctggtggtctcCATAAAGGCGCCGACAGAAGAAGCGCACGTGGTGCGACGTGCTTCGGAATGTTTTACAGTCGCTTGCTGTCTCCTGGAAATCCACCCCGGGGTTTCGATCTAGCTTAGTGGTAATCGGTCCTGCCAGTTTGATTGGGCCAGAACCTGAAGTTCTGGTTTTAGCCGTTGGGCTGAAATAGTTATTTTGGTCCTGAAGAGCTTCTCCCCCCTCATACCTTCCCTGTCTGAACTTGACTAAAGGCCGTTAGAGTTGTAAAACTGCTCAGCAGGCAGCCGGCCAGCTTTATTGCACCACCTGCATCCGTCTGAACAGCCTTTGGTCGGGGCATCTTTTCGACATTACGTGTAGAGGAACCGTCCACAGACGCACAGCGAGGAACCAGACGGTCCTCAGACAGTTGGTCACCAGCAGCAGATTCTCCAACTAAATGTCTCACGATGGAGGATTTGCTCTGTCAGAGATCAACCTAAAGGCAAAGATGTCGGCCTACAACTGTCCcccagaagctggaggaggcccgGCGGGTGTGGAGACGATCCCCATCTGACGCGCAGACGTTTCTCTGGGACTCGGTCATCAGACACCACCTCCTGCCTTCACACCCATTACACACATTTTGCGGGTTGTGCATCGGGCTCTCCCTCAGACAGTGTCTCCCTCAGTAGAGCGGGCCTTTGGCAGGAGAAACCTATGAattggtggggtgggggggggtgtctggtgCTCCCAGTGGGGCCTCGACACAGAGCTCCATTTATGTGCTGGACAGGA
It contains:
- the txnrd3 gene encoding thioredoxin reductase 3, with the translated sequence MPPIENESGKNDLKSRIQQLIDSNQVMVFSKSYCPYCVKVKDLFKELQVECNVVELDLIEDGTNYQEMLLEMTGQKTVPNVFINKTHVGGCDKTLQAHKDGSLQQLLNGQNESYDYDLIVIGGGSGGLACSKEAALLGKKVMVLDYVVPTPKGTSWGLGGTCVNVGCIPKKLMHQTALLRTAIQDARKFGWEFDETVKHNWETMKEAINNYIGSLNWGYRVALRDKMVDYVNAYAEFIDPHKIKTTNKRGKETFYTAARFVLATGERPRYLNIPGDKEHCITSDDLFSLPYCPGKTLVIGASYVALECGGFLAGLGLDVTVMVRSILLRGFDQDMANRAGEYMEEHGVKFLREYVPTKIEELEAGTPGRLKVTAKSTGSEEVIEGEYNTVLIAVGRDACTDKIGLDKVGVKVNPKNGKIPVNDEEQTNVPHIYAIGDILQDKWELTPVAIQAGKLLARRLYGGSKAKCDYVNVPTTVFTPMEYGACGLSEERAVGLYGQENIEVFHTLFWPLEFTVPSRDNNKCYAKIICNKLDNDRVIGFHYLGPNAGEVTQGFSTAMKCGATKEQLDGTIGIHPTCAEIFTTMEVTKSSGGNINQSGC